DNA sequence from the Stenotrophomonas sp. 24(2023) genome:
CCGGCGGAACCCGCGCCGCTGCCGGCGTACTTCGCCGCCAGTGCCTCGCCGTCCACCTCGCCGCACAGCAGGTGCATGTAGCGGTCCTCGCGCTGGCCGCTGGCACGCGGCAGCACCACCAGCAGGGCCCGCTGCTGCAGGCGTTCGATGGCGTGGCGGGCCTCGTCGGTATCGGCGAAGCGATGCAGGCGCTCGCTGCGGGTCACCAGCTCCCCCAGGGTCTGCGGGCCGCGCAGCAGCAGCAGGGCCAGCAGCACGGTCTGCTGCCGGGTCAGGTCCAGCGCGGCCTGCAGGCGGTGCTCGTAGCGTTCGGCGCGCGAGGAATAGTGCTGGCGCGCCAGCCCCAGGGTCTCCAGCTGGCGCAGCGCGTGCTGCACGTTGCCCGCATCGATGTTCATCACCGGCTCGCGGGCGGTCTTCTGGTTGGCCGCCGACTGGGCGGCATTGACCGTCAGCGGGTAGGTATCCGGGGTGGTCGCCTCCTTTTCCACCAGGCAGCCGAGCAGGCGGGCCTGCACCGCATCCAGCAGCGGTCGGTCGGGGGTCTGGGTCGGTTCGGTCATGGCGGCCTCCAGCGGGCAAGGGGTCAACCACCAAGCATAGCCGTGCCAGCGGCGTCTTTGCCGGTAAAATGGCCGGGATATCTGTCTGCCGTCGGTGATCCTGATGCGTCGTCCTGCTTCCCTGTCCCTGTGCCTGCTCGCCACCGCGGCGATCGGCCTGTCCGCGTGCAAGCGCGTTGACCCCCCGGCTGATGCCGCTGCGCCGGCCGCGCCCGCTGCGGCACCCGCCCAGGCCGAAGGCGCGCTCGATGCCACCGCCAACGACAACCTCAATGCGGTGCTGTGGATGCAGCGCGCGCAGGAATACAAGGCGATCACCGAGCAGACCTACCGCGCCGCCGCCGACCGCCTGGATGCCGCGCTGAAGGAAGCCAACTGGGATGCACTGGTGCCGGAAGAGCGCGGCAACGCCGCCAAGGGCCTGAAGCCGGCCGTGGTGCTGGACGTGGACGAGACCGTGCTGGACAACTCGCCCTACCAGGCGCGCCTTGTCCGTGATGGCAAGGAATACGACGAAGTGACCTGGGCCCAGTGGGTGGCCGAGAAGAAGGCCAAGGCGATCCCGGGCGTGGTCGATTTCGCCAAGGCCGCCAATGCCAAGGGCGTGACCCTGCTGTACATCTCCAACCGTGCCGTGCACCTGAAGGACGCCACCCTGGCCAACCTGCGCGAGCAGGGCCTGCCGGTGGCCGATGACAGCGTGTTCCTGGGCCTGGGCACCGTGGTGGAGGGCTGCGAGCAGGCCGGCAGCGAGAAGAACTGCCGCCGCCGCCTGGCCGGCCAGAAGTACCGCGTGCTGATGCAGTTCGGTGACCAGCTGGGCGACTTCGTCGAAGTGACCGCCAACACCAACGAAGGCCGCGATGCGCTGCTGCAGCAGTACCACGACTGGTTCGGCGAGCGCTGGTGGATGCTGCCCAACCCGACCTACGGCGGCTTCGAGCCGGCGCAGTTCAACAACGACTACAGCCAGTCGCGCCAGGCCCGCCACGATGCCAAGCGCGCCGCCCTGGACTACGCACCGTGAGCCGCGGGCCGCTGCCGCTGCGCGATGACGAGCGCCTGATCTTCGCGCTGGACGTGCCGGACAGCACGCAGGCGCTGGCCTGGGTCGACCGCCTGGGCGACAGCGTGTCCTTCTACAAGATCGGCATGGAACTGCTGGCTTCCGGCGAGTACTTCCAGGTGCTCGACGCGCTGGCCGCACGCGACAAGCGGGTATTCGTCGACCTGAAGTTCTTCGACATCCCGGCCACCGCTGCGGCCGTCATCAAGCGCCTGTCGCAGTGGCCGGTCAGCTACGCCACCATCCATGGCTGGCACCCGGCCATGATGGAGGCCTGCGCGGCGGCCAACGGCAGCGACATGCGCCTGCTGGCGGTGACGGTGCTGACCTCGATGGGGCGTGCCGATCTGGCGCAGATGGGCATCGACCGCGAGCCGGTGGACGTGGTGGTCGAGCGTGCGCTGGCCGCCCAGGCCGCTGGCATCGACGGGGTGATCGCCTCCGGCCAGGAAGCGGGTCCGATCCGGGCCGCCACCGGTGCCGGCTTCTCCATCGTCTGCCCCGGCATCCGCCCCGGTGGTCCGGTGGGCGATGACCAGAAGCGTACCGTCGGCGTGGCGCAGGCCTTCGCCGATGGCGCCGATGCGATCGTCGTCGGCCGGCCGATCCGCCTGGCCGCCGATCCGCAGGCGGCTGCACGGGCGATCCAGCAGGAAATCGCGTCGGCTCTGGCCGCGCGCTGAGCGCACTGCCAACGCCGGTCACGCCGGCAGTGCGAACGCCATCCCGCCGCCAGTGGGGTGGCGTCTGCATTTAGGGCGGGCGCGATGACGCACCGATCCCTATCCCACGGAACTGTGCGTGCCTTCGCACCCATGGCCCTGTTCCCTGTCTCCAATCGATGCACCGGCACGGACCGCGGCCGTCCGGTCACCCATCCATTGCCAGAGGGACTACACGGATATGTATCGCACGACCTCTTTGTTCATGGGCTGCCTGCTGGCGGCCACCACGGCCTTCAGCGCTGCGGCCACACCGCAGCCCCGGGAAGCACCGCGCATCATCGGGGGCGAGGATGCCCAGCCCGGTGACTACCCGTTCATGGTCAGCCTGCAAAGCCTGTCCGGCGGCAGCAGCGACCATGACCGCCACTTCTGCGGTGGCACGCTGATCTCGCCTTCCTGGGTGCTCACGGCCGCCCACTGCGTGCAGGGAGAGCGTCCGGCATCACTGGCCCTGCTGGCCGGTGCCACCGAGC
Encoded proteins:
- the pyrF gene encoding orotidine-5'-phosphate decarboxylase; its protein translation is MSRGPLPLRDDERLIFALDVPDSTQALAWVDRLGDSVSFYKIGMELLASGEYFQVLDALAARDKRVFVDLKFFDIPATAAAVIKRLSQWPVSYATIHGWHPAMMEACAAANGSDMRLLAVTVLTSMGRADLAQMGIDREPVDVVVERALAAQAAGIDGVIASGQEAGPIRAATGAGFSIVCPGIRPGGPVGDDQKRTVGVAQAFADGADAIVVGRPIRLAADPQAAARAIQQEIASALAAR
- a CDS encoding DUF480 domain-containing protein; translation: MTEPTQTPDRPLLDAVQARLLGCLVEKEATTPDTYPLTVNAAQSAANQKTAREPVMNIDAGNVQHALRQLETLGLARQHYSSRAERYEHRLQAALDLTRQQTVLLALLLLRGPQTLGELVTRSERLHRFADTDEARHAIERLQQRALLVVLPRASGQREDRYMHLLCGEVDGEALAAKYAGSGAGSAGSVDPDLAARVEQLEAAVAELQAQLAELRGG
- a CDS encoding 5'-nucleotidase, lipoprotein e(P4) family is translated as MRRPASLSLCLLATAAIGLSACKRVDPPADAAAPAAPAAAPAQAEGALDATANDNLNAVLWMQRAQEYKAITEQTYRAAADRLDAALKEANWDALVPEERGNAAKGLKPAVVLDVDETVLDNSPYQARLVRDGKEYDEVTWAQWVAEKKAKAIPGVVDFAKAANAKGVTLLYISNRAVHLKDATLANLREQGLPVADDSVFLGLGTVVEGCEQAGSEKNCRRRLAGQKYRVLMQFGDQLGDFVEVTANTNEGRDALLQQYHDWFGERWWMLPNPTYGGFEPAQFNNDYSQSRQARHDAKRAALDYAP